The Radiobacillus deserti genomic interval AAAGCACTTATTATCGGTTGTGGTGGAGTCGCATCTGTTGCGATCCACAAATGCGTACAAAATAGTGATGTATTTGAAGAAATTTGCATCGCTAGTCGTACTAAATCAAAATGTGATGATTTAAAAGCGAAACTAGACGGTGGAAAAACGAAAATTACGACCGCTCAAGTTGATGCTAATAATGTGGACGAGCTTATCGCTCTTATTGAAGAAGTAAAACCAGATGTTGTAATGAACTTAGCCTTACCATATCAAGACTTAACCATCATGGATGCTTGTCTTGCAACGAAAACAAATTACTTAGATACAGCGAACTACGAGCCAGAAGACACAGCAAAATTCGAATATAAATGGCAATGGGATTACCATGACCGCTTCAAAGAAGCTGGAATCACTGCTCTTTTAGGAAGTGGGTTTGATCCAGGCGTAACGGGTGTATTTTCTGCTTACGCATTAAAGCACCATTTTGATGAAATTGAATACATTGATATTTTAGATTGTAATGCGGGAGACCACGGTTATCCATTTGCGACAAACTTCAACCCAGAAATTAATATTCGCGAAGTATCCGCGAACGGCAGATACTGGGAAAACGGAGAATGGATTGAAACAAAACCGATGGAAATCAAACGGGTCTATGATTTCCCTGAAGTTGGAGAAAAAGACATGTACTTGCTTTACCATGAAGAGCTGGAATCTCTTGCAGTAAATATTCCTGGTCTTAAGCGAATCCGCTTCTTCATGACATTTGGAGAAAGCTACTTAACACACTTGAAATGCTTAGAAAACGTAGGAATGACATCCATCGAGCCAATCGAATTTGAAGGGAAAGAAATTATTCCCCTTCAATTTTTGAAAGCTGTCTTACCGGACCCTGCTTCTCTTGGACCACGTACAAAAGGGAAAACAAATATCGGCTGTATTTTCAAAGGGAAAAAAGATGGCAAAGAAAAAACATACTACGTGTACAACGTATGTGACCATGAAGCCTGTTACCGTGAAGTAGGATCACAAGCCGTTTCTTATACAACTGGTGTACCAGCTATGATTGGTGCAATGATGTTAATGAACGGAACGTGGAATAAAGCTGGCGTGTACAATATCGAAGAATTTGATCCAGATCCATTTATGGATGCTCTAAACAAATGGGGACTACCTTGGCAAGAAGATCACAATCCAGAGCTTGTAGATGCAGAACCAACAAAAGAGAAAGAGTACGTTCGATAAGATGCGGTTCGAGGATTTACCGACACCATGCTATGTCGTCGATGAAGCTTTGATTGAGAAGAACTTAAAAATCCTGAATGGTGTGATGCAGCGTACAGGAGCTAAGATTGTGTTAGCACAAAAAGCGTTTTCGATGACTGCCCTCTATCCATTAATTGGAGAGTATCTATCTGGTACAACAGCAAGTGGATTATTCGAGGCACGATTAGGACACGAAGAAATGGGCAAAGAAAATCACGTCTTTGCCCCAGCCTATCGTGAAGACGAAATCGACGAGATTATTTCGATTTGTGATCATATTATTTTTAATTCTTTTTCCCAATTAGCAAAATTCAAAGGCAAAGCGCTCCAAGCAGGACGAAAAATCGGCTTACGTATTAACCCAGAATGCTCTACTCAGGAAGGACATGAAATCTATGATCCTTGTTCACCAGGATCTAGATTTGGAGTAAGACGAGCAGACTTTCAACCTGAATTATTGGATGGTGTTACTGGATTACACTTTCATACGCTTTGCCAGCAAAACTCCGACGATTTAGAAACTACCTTAAACGCAGTGGAAGAGAAGTTTGGAGAGTGGCTTCCACAAATGGAATGGATCAACTTTGGCGGTGGCCATCACATAACAAGAGATGACTATGATATCCCTAGGTTAGAAGCTTGTATTAAAAGAATGCAAGAGAAATATGACTTAGAAGTGTATCTAGAACCAGGGGAAGCTGTTGCATTAAATGCAGGGTATCTCCTTACTTCGGTGTTAGACCTTCATGAAAACGGCATAGACATAGCGATTTTAGATACATCCGCTACTTGTCATATGCCAGACGTTTTAGAAATGCCTTATCGTCCACCTCTGTTAGGGTCCGGAGAACCTGGTGAAAAACCTTATTTATATCGACTAGGTGGGCAAACTTGTTTAACAGGAGACGTCATTGGCGATTATTCCTTCGATCAACCATTAAAAAGTGGCGATCGCTTAGTGTTCGCTGATATGGCGATTTACACAATGGTCAAAACAAACACGTTCAATGGTATGCCTTTACCGGCGATTGCTCTGCAGGACAAAAATGGGGACTGCCGAATTGTGCGTGAGTTTGGCTATGATGATTTTAAAGGAAGACTCGCTTGAGGAAGAGAACCAAATTCAGTCGTTGAATTTGGTTCTTTTTATTTTAAATTTGATTATACCCTGCCAAAGTTTTTTATTCTCTAAAAGTAACACCCGGAATTCTAAATAAAATAAAAAAATAAAGTTATCTTTGTTCAGACGCTAGACAAACAAAACCAATAATTGGTAAAATGTAAGCGCATACAATATATCAAGAGAAGAGGGGAAAAACGATGGGTAAGCTTTTAAAGGCTAGTGTTTTGGGTGGAATTCTTGTAGCGTTAATCTTTCTAGCAGCATGTGGTCAGGATGTTGGAGGATCTGAAGAAAATTCAAATGATGGTGGCGAAAAAGATAAACTAAAAATCGCTTTGTCCGTATCGGATCTAACACTTGAAAGGTGGCAGCACGATCGAGATATTTTTGTTGAAAAGGCGGAAGAACTTGGTGCAGAAGTTATAGTTCAATCAGCCAATGGTGAGGATGAAAAGCAGTTGTCCCAAATCCAAAATATGCTTTCTCAAGGAATTGACGTATTGGTCATCATTGCAAATAACTCAGATGCATTAACTCCTGTCGTAACACAAGCGAAAGATGAAGGTATTCCTGTGGTTGCTTATGATAGATTAATTAACAATGCAGATATCGATGCTTACGTTTCTTTCGATAATGTCCGTGTAGGAGAAATGCAAGCAGAATACTTAACAGAAGCTGTCCCTAAAGGGAAATATTTTTTACTTGGTGGTGCTCCTACTGATAACAATGCCCAAATGTTTAGAGAAGGACAAATGAACATCATACAACCATTAATAGATAGCGGAGATATTGAAATTGTGGGAGATCAGTGGGCGGATGGTTGGTCTGCAGAAGCTGCTTTAAGCATTATCGAAAACGCTTTAACAGCTAATGAGAATGACATTGACGCTATTGTCGCTTCTAACGATAGTACTGCAGGTGGCGCGATTCAAGCTCTCGCAGCACAAAATCTTGAAGGAAAAGTTGCGGTTTCAGGTCAGGATGCTGATTTAGCAGCGGTACAGCGGATTGCCGAGGGGACACAGGCCATGACTGTATATAAGCCCATTAAGGATATAGCGATTAAAAATGCTGAAGTAGCAGTCAAGCTTGCGAAAGGCAAGGAAATCAGTGCGACTGACTCCGTTAATAATGGGACAGAAGATGTTCCATTCATTAAACTTGATCCTATTAAAGTAGATAAGAAGAACTTAGTGGACACTGTTATTGCTGATGGTTTCCACTCTTTCGAGGAAGTGTATTAAAAACGTACCTGAGGATGAGAGACCTAAAAAACCAGAATAGTAATCGAGTAGAGCAAATTAATCTATCCATATTCCTCCATGATGTTGCTCTTTAAGTATTTAAAAATAGTCACAAAAGAGGGCACTGCCCTCTTTTAGGTTTATTTAGGAGGTTATAGAAACAATGACATATGCACTACAAATGAAAGGAATAACTAAAGAATTTCCTGGGGTAAAAGCTTTAGACAATGTGTCTTTTTCTGTTCGCAAAGGGGAAATCCATGCTTTATGCGGGGAAAATGGTGCAGGAAAGTCCACGTTAATGAAGATAGTAAGCGGTGTCTATCCGTTCGGTACCTATCAAGGTGACATTTTAATAAATGGGAATGAGGTTCGTTATAAAAACACAAAAGAGTCCCAAGAATCAGGGGTATCTATTATTTATCAAGAGCTCGCTCTCGTTCCAGAGATGACAGTAGCTGAGAACATATTTTTAGGCAGTGACCGAATGAGAAAGAGGATCATCAATTGGACGGAGCTTTATGCAGAGGCTCAATATTGGCTGGATCAAATAGGTTTGAATATTGACCCACAAACTAAGCTTGAGGAGCTTACTGTTGGGAAACAACAGCTTATCGAGATAGTAAAAGCATTAACAAGAAATTCAGAAATATTGATTTTAGATGAACCAACTGCTGCTTTGACAGAAAACGAGGTAAAAATACTTGAAGAGATATTAAATGGTTTACGTCAAAAAGGTGTGACTTGTATTTACATTTCACATAAGTTAGGGGAAGTTATGCGTCTAGCGGATTCTGTTACTATTTTACGCGATGGCAGAACCATCAGCACAGATCCAATTGAAATGCTTTCCGAAGATAAAATTGTAACAAAAATGGTAGGTAGAAAGTTAACAGAGCTTTTCCCATTCAAAAAAAGAGCTATTAAGGATACTATCCTCGAGGTGAGAAACTATTCTTTCATCCAAAAAGATACTGGTAAAGAGATTGTGAAGGATGTTTCCTTCACTTTAAAAAGAGGTGAAATATTAGGAGTCTCCGGTTTGATGGGTGCTGGTAGAACGGAGTTATTTACTAGCCTATTTGGTGGATACGCCGGAAAGAAAATCGGAGAGGTTCTCATGGATGCTACTACAGTGAACATAAAACAACCTTCAGATGCTATTAAATCCGGTTTAGCCTATGTATCAGAGGACCGTAAAAGATACGGGCTAATTCTCGGAATGGAAATTACCAAAAATTCCACTTTAGCAGCTTTATCCAAAGTTATGCCTAAACATTTTATAGACTCTTCTTTAGAGCTAAAACATGCTCATAGCCTTGCAAGTAAGATAAACCTAAAAGCCCATAACTTGGAAGCGAAAGTTAACCAGCTTAGTGGAGGCAATCAACAAAAGGTGGTTTTAAGTAAATGGTTATTTACAGATCCAAAGGTGCTCATTCTCGATGAACCAACTCGTGGAATTGACGTTGGAGCAAAATACGAGATTTACAAAATAATGAATGAACTAGCCAATCAAGGTGTGGGTATCATTATGATTTCTTCAGAGTTACCAGAAATTTTAGGTATGTCAGATCGGGTCCTCGTAATGGCAGATGGTACCGTTAGCGGGGAACTATATAGAGAAGAGGCTACTCAAGAAAAAATAATGAAAATGGCAACAACAGGGAGGGAAAATTATGAGTCAGTTATCCACTGAGAAAAACAGAACAGAGGCGTTTAAGTTTAATTTTAAGGTGAATGTTCAGTCCTACACTCTAATAATCGCACTGATTTTAATTGCTGTTCTATTTAGTATTTTCACGGGTGGCGAATTTTTATCTTCACGCAATCTATCAAATTTATTTACTCAAATGTCTGTTATATCCGTTCTAGCTATTGGAATGACTCTCGTAATTGTTACAGGGCATATTGATTTATCTGTTGGATCATTAACTGGTTTGACTGGTGGAATCGCAGCCATCTTGCATGTTTGGTTTGGTATGGATACATTGTTCGTTGTAATAATAGCGATTGTAGTTGGAGCAATACTAGGATTATGGCAAGGGTGGTGGGTAGCC includes:
- a CDS encoding xylose ABC transporter ATP-binding protein yields the protein MTYALQMKGITKEFPGVKALDNVSFSVRKGEIHALCGENGAGKSTLMKIVSGVYPFGTYQGDILINGNEVRYKNTKESQESGVSIIYQELALVPEMTVAENIFLGSDRMRKRIINWTELYAEAQYWLDQIGLNIDPQTKLEELTVGKQQLIEIVKALTRNSEILILDEPTAALTENEVKILEEILNGLRQKGVTCIYISHKLGEVMRLADSVTILRDGRTISTDPIEMLSEDKIVTKMVGRKLTELFPFKKRAIKDTILEVRNYSFIQKDTGKEIVKDVSFTLKRGEILGVSGLMGAGRTELFTSLFGGYAGKKIGEVLMDATTVNIKQPSDAIKSGLAYVSEDRKRYGLILGMEITKNSTLAALSKVMPKHFIDSSLELKHAHSLASKINLKAHNLEAKVNQLSGGNQQKVVLSKWLFTDPKVLILDEPTRGIDVGAKYEIYKIMNELANQGVGIIMISSELPEILGMSDRVLVMADGTVSGELYREEATQEKIMKMATTGRENYESVIH
- a CDS encoding saccharopine dehydrogenase family protein — encoded protein: MGKALIIGCGGVASVAIHKCVQNSDVFEEICIASRTKSKCDDLKAKLDGGKTKITTAQVDANNVDELIALIEEVKPDVVMNLALPYQDLTIMDACLATKTNYLDTANYEPEDTAKFEYKWQWDYHDRFKEAGITALLGSGFDPGVTGVFSAYALKHHFDEIEYIDILDCNAGDHGYPFATNFNPEINIREVSANGRYWENGEWIETKPMEIKRVYDFPEVGEKDMYLLYHEELESLAVNIPGLKRIRFFMTFGESYLTHLKCLENVGMTSIEPIEFEGKEIIPLQFLKAVLPDPASLGPRTKGKTNIGCIFKGKKDGKEKTYYVYNVCDHEACYREVGSQAVSYTTGVPAMIGAMMLMNGTWNKAGVYNIEEFDPDPFMDALNKWGLPWQEDHNPELVDAEPTKEKEYVR
- the nspC gene encoding carboxynorspermidine decarboxylase, with the translated sequence MRFEDLPTPCYVVDEALIEKNLKILNGVMQRTGAKIVLAQKAFSMTALYPLIGEYLSGTTASGLFEARLGHEEMGKENHVFAPAYREDEIDEIISICDHIIFNSFSQLAKFKGKALQAGRKIGLRINPECSTQEGHEIYDPCSPGSRFGVRRADFQPELLDGVTGLHFHTLCQQNSDDLETTLNAVEEKFGEWLPQMEWINFGGGHHITRDDYDIPRLEACIKRMQEKYDLEVYLEPGEAVALNAGYLLTSVLDLHENGIDIAILDTSATCHMPDVLEMPYRPPLLGSGEPGEKPYLYRLGGQTCLTGDVIGDYSFDQPLKSGDRLVFADMAIYTMVKTNTFNGMPLPAIALQDKNGDCRIVREFGYDDFKGRLA